In one window of Phalacrocorax aristotelis chromosome W, bGulAri2.1, whole genome shotgun sequence DNA:
- the LOC142049340 gene encoding uncharacterized protein LOC142049340, translating to MDWPEGKDFGLSPEEEVTRAEEAPLYNKLPADEKQYALFTDGSCRLVGKHRRWKAAVWSPTRQVAETAEGEGESSQFAEVKAIQLALDIAEREKWPVLYLYTDSWMVANALWGWLQQWKQSNWQRRGKPIWAATLWQDIAARVEKLVVKVRHVDAHVPKSRATEEHRNNQQVDRAAKIEVAEVDLDWQHKGELFLARWAHDTSGHQGRDATYRWARDRGVDLTMGIIAQVIHECDTCAAIKQAKRVKPLWYGGRWLKYKYGEAWQIDYITLPQTRQGKRHVLTMVETTTGWLETYPVPHATARNTILGLEKQVLWRHGTPERIESDNGTHFRNSLIDTWAKEHGIEWVYHIPYHAPASGKIERVRASQPMEDQL from the exons atggactggccagaaggcaaagattttggattatcaccagaggaggaggtgacacgtgctgaagaagccccactgtataacaaactgccagcagatgagaagcaatatgccctgttcactgatgggtcctgtcgccttgtgggaaagcaccggagatggaaggctgctgtatggagtcctacacgacaagtagcagaaactgctgaaggagaaggtgaatcgagccagtttgcagaggtaaaggccatccagctggccttagacatcgctgaacgggaaaagtggccagtgctctatctctatactgactcctggatggtggcaaatgccctgtggggctggctgcagcaatggaagcaaagcaactggcagcgcagaggcaaacccatctgggctgccacattgtggcaagatattgctgcccgggtagagaaactggttgtaaaggtacggcatgtggatgctcacgtccccaagagtcgggccactgaagaacatcgaaacaaccagcaggtagatcgggctgccaagattgaagtggctgaggtggatctggactggcagcataagggtgaactatttctagctcggtgggcccatgacacctcaggccatcaagggagagatgcaacatacaggtgggctcgtgatcgaggggtggacttgaccatgggtattattgcacaggttatccacgaatgtgacacatgcgctgcaatcaagcaagcgaagcgggtaaagcctctgtggtatgggggacgatggctgaaatataaatatggggaggcctggcaaattgactatatcacactcccacagacccgccaaggcaagcgccatgtgcttacaatggtagaaacaacgactggctggctggaaacatatcctgtcccccacgccactgcccggaacactatcctgggtcttgagaaacaagtcctgtggcgacatggcaccccagagaggattgagtcagacaatgggactcatttccgaaatagcctcatagacacctgggccaaagagcacggcattgagtgggtgtatcacatcccctatcacgcaccagcctctgggaaaattgaaag agtacgagcctcccaacccatggaagatcaactatga